One genomic window of Roseateles sp. DAIF2 includes the following:
- the rplR gene encoding 50S ribosomal protein L18, translating to MMTKKEQRIRRSRQTRARIALQRVARLTVFRSNLHIYASVISEDGQRVLASASTAEKEVRAELGAAGKGGNVAAASLIGKRIAEKAKAAGIEKVAFDRAGFAYHGRIKALAEAAREAGLQF from the coding sequence ATGATGACCAAGAAAGAACAGCGCATCCGTCGTTCGCGTCAGACCCGCGCCCGCATTGCCCTGCAACGCGTTGCCCGCCTGACCGTGTTCCGCTCGAACCTGCACATCTACGCCAGCGTCATCTCGGAAGATGGCCAGCGCGTGCTGGCCAGCGCCTCGACTGCCGAGAAGGAAGTCCGCGCCGAGCTGGGCGCCGCAGGCAAGGGTGGCAACGTGGCTGCGGCCTCGCTGATCGGCAAGCGCATCGCCGAGAAGGCCAAGGCTGCCGGCATCGAGAAGGTGGCCTTCGACCGCGCCGGCTTCGCCTACCACGGCCGTATCAAGGCCCTGGCCGAAGCCGCCCGCGAAGCCGGCCTGCAGTTCTGA
- the rplV gene encoding 50S ribosomal protein L22: METKAIVRGVRLSCDKGRLVADLIRGKKVDQALNILEFTQKKAAVIIKKALESAIANAEHNDGADIDELKVTSIYVEQGATLKRFSARAKGRGNRISKPTCHIFVSVGN, encoded by the coding sequence ATGGAAACCAAAGCAATCGTTCGCGGCGTTCGCCTCTCCTGCGATAAGGGCCGCCTGGTGGCGGACCTGATCCGCGGCAAGAAGGTCGACCAAGCGCTGAACATCCTGGAATTCACCCAGAAGAAGGCTGCCGTCATCATCAAGAAGGCGCTGGAAAGCGCCATCGCCAACGCCGAGCACAACGACGGCGCTGACATTGATGAGCTGAAGGTCACGTCGATCTACGTGGAGCAAGGTGCCACGCTGAAGCGTTTCTCCGCTCGCGCCAAGGGCCGCGGCAACCGCATCAGCAAGCCCACCTGCCACATCTTCGTGTCGGTCGGTAACTGA
- the rplP gene encoding 50S ribosomal protein L16, with the protein MLQPARRKYRKEQKGRNTGVATRGAAVSFGDFGLKATERGRLTARQIEAARRAISRHIKRGGRIFIRIFPDKPISQKPAEVRMGNGKGNPEYYVAEIQPGKVLYEINGVPEALAREAFTLAAAKLPLRCTFVARQVGA; encoded by the coding sequence ATGCTGCAACCAGCTCGTCGCAAATACCGCAAGGAGCAGAAGGGCCGCAACACCGGCGTCGCTACCCGTGGCGCCGCCGTGTCCTTCGGCGACTTCGGCCTGAAGGCCACCGAGCGCGGCCGTCTGACGGCTCGCCAGATCGAAGCTGCACGTCGTGCGATCTCGCGCCATATCAAGCGCGGTGGTCGTATCTTCATCCGCATCTTCCCGGACAAGCCGATCTCCCAGAAGCCTGCCGAAGTCCGTATGGGTAACGGTAAGGGCAACCCCGAGTACTACGTGGCTGAGATCCAGCCCGGCAAGGTGCTCTACGAGATCAACGGCGTGCCGGAAGCCCTGGCTCGCGAAGCGTTCACGCTGGCCGCTGCCAAGCTGCCCCTGCGTTGCACCTTCGTGGCCCGCCAGGTCGGCGCCTGA
- the secY gene encoding preprotein translocase subunit SecY yields the protein MASNPNQLAKSGKFGDLRRRLVFLLLALVVYRIGAHIPVPGIDPAQLQALFKGQQGGILSLFNMFSGGALSRFTVFALGIMPYISASIVMQLMGYVVPSLEALKKEGEAGRRKITQYTRYGTLGLAIFQSLSIALALESSPGLVITPGFGFRMTAVTSLVAGTMFLMWLGEQITERGLGNGISILIFGGIAAGLPGAIGGLLELVRTGAMSIISSIFIVAVVIAVTYLVVYVERGQRKILVNYAKRQVGNKVYGGQSSHLPLKLNMSGVIPPIFASSIILLPTTIVSWVATGDGWRWLKDLADMLRPGQPIYVLLYAAAIVFFCFFYTALVFNSRETADNLKKSGAFIPGIRPGDQTAKHIDKILSRLTLVGAVYITAVCLLPEFLVLKYNVPFYFGGTSLLIIVVVTMDFWAQVQSYVMSQQYESLLKKANFKAS from the coding sequence GTGGCAAGCAACCCTAATCAGTTGGCCAAGAGTGGCAAGTTCGGCGACCTGCGTCGCCGGCTTGTGTTCCTGTTGCTGGCGTTGGTGGTCTACCGCATCGGGGCGCATATCCCCGTGCCCGGTATCGATCCGGCCCAGCTGCAGGCGCTATTCAAAGGCCAGCAGGGCGGCATCCTGAGCCTGTTCAATATGTTCTCGGGCGGTGCGCTGTCGCGCTTCACCGTCTTCGCGCTGGGCATCATGCCCTACATCTCCGCCTCGATCGTCATGCAGCTCATGGGCTACGTGGTGCCGAGTCTGGAGGCGCTGAAGAAGGAAGGCGAGGCAGGGCGTCGCAAGATCACGCAGTACACGCGCTACGGCACGCTGGGTCTGGCGATCTTCCAAAGCTTGAGCATTGCGCTCGCGCTGGAGAGTTCGCCGGGTCTGGTGATCACCCCTGGCTTCGGTTTCCGCATGACCGCGGTGACCAGCCTGGTGGCCGGCACGATGTTCCTGATGTGGCTGGGGGAGCAGATCACCGAGCGCGGTCTGGGCAACGGGATCTCGATCCTGATCTTCGGCGGTATCGCCGCGGGTCTGCCCGGTGCGATCGGCGGCCTGCTGGAGCTGGTGCGAACCGGCGCGATGAGCATCATTTCCTCGATCTTCATCGTCGCAGTCGTCATCGCCGTGACCTATCTGGTGGTGTATGTCGAGCGCGGTCAGCGCAAGATCTTGGTGAACTACGCCAAGCGCCAGGTGGGCAACAAGGTGTATGGCGGCCAGAGCTCGCACCTGCCGCTCAAGCTCAACATGTCCGGCGTGATCCCCCCGATCTTCGCGTCGTCCATCATCCTGCTGCCGACCACCATCGTCAGCTGGGTCGCCACCGGCGACGGATGGCGCTGGTTGAAAGACCTCGCGGACATGCTGCGTCCGGGCCAGCCGATCTACGTGCTGCTCTACGCCGCTGCCATCGTGTTCTTCTGCTTCTTCTACACGGCCCTGGTGTTCAACAGCCGTGAGACCGCAGACAACCTGAAGAAGAGCGGCGCCTTCATCCCCGGGATCCGTCCCGGTGATCAGACCGCCAAGCATATTGACAAGATCCTGTCGCGGCTGACCTTGGTCGGTGCCGTCTACATCACGGCGGTGTGTCTGCTGCCCGAGTTCCTGGTGCTGAAGTACAACGTCCCGTTCTACTTCGGCGGCACGTCCCTGTTGATCATCGTGGTCGTCACGATGGACTTCTGGGCTCAGGTGCAGAGCTACGTGATGAGTCAGCAGTATGAATCGCTGCTGAAGAAGGCAAATTTCAAGGCCAGCTGA
- the rplN gene encoding 50S ribosomal protein L14, whose protein sequence is MIQMQSRLDVADNTGAKSVMCIKVLGGSKRRYAHIGDIIKVSIKEAAPRGRVKKGEVYSAVVVRTAKGVRRQDGSLVKFDGNAAVLLNAKLEPIGTRIFGPVTRELRTERFMKIVSLAPEVL, encoded by the coding sequence ATGATTCAAATGCAATCGCGGCTTGATGTCGCGGACAACACTGGCGCCAAGTCCGTCATGTGCATCAAGGTGCTTGGTGGTTCCAAGCGTCGCTATGCGCATATTGGCGACATCATCAAGGTCAGCATCAAGGAAGCTGCGCCGCGTGGCCGCGTCAAGAAGGGCGAGGTCTACAGCGCTGTGGTCGTGCGTACCGCCAAGGGCGTGCGCCGTCAGGACGGCTCCCTGGTCAAGTTCGACGGCAATGCCGCCGTGCTGCTGAACGCCAAGCTGGAGCCGATCGGCACCCGTATCTTCGGCCCCGTGACGCGTGAACTGCGTACCGAGCGCTTCATGAAGATCGTGTCGCTGGCGCCCGAGGTGCTCTAA
- a CDS encoding peroxiredoxin — MLKVGDKLPAGTLQEFIEVEGNGCSLGPNSFDIEKATAGKKIAIFALPGAFTPTCSAQHVPGYVQQAEALKAAGVDEIWCLSVNDAFVMGAWGRDQKTAGKVRMMADGSAAFTQAAGLTLDLVAKGFGVRSQRYSMLVVDGVVKTLNVEGPGKFEVSDAATMLAQAKA; from the coding sequence ATGTTGAAGGTCGGAGACAAGCTGCCCGCGGGCACGCTGCAGGAATTCATCGAGGTCGAGGGCAATGGCTGCTCGCTGGGCCCCAACAGCTTCGACATCGAAAAGGCCACCGCCGGCAAGAAGATCGCGATCTTTGCGCTGCCCGGCGCCTTCACGCCGACCTGCTCGGCCCAGCATGTGCCGGGTTATGTGCAGCAGGCCGAGGCCCTGAAGGCCGCCGGCGTCGACGAGATCTGGTGCCTGTCGGTCAACGATGCCTTCGTGATGGGCGCCTGGGGGCGTGATCAGAAGACCGCCGGCAAGGTGCGCATGATGGCCGATGGCAGCGCCGCCTTCACCCAGGCGGCCGGCCTGACCCTGGACCTGGTGGCCAAGGGCTTCGGCGTGCGCTCGCAGCGCTACTCGATGCTGGTGGTCGACGGCGTCGTCAAGACGCTGAACGTCGAAGGCCCCGGCAAGTTCGAGGTCAGCGACGCCGCGACGATGCTGGCGCAGGCCAAGGCCTGA
- the rpsS gene encoding 30S ribosomal protein S19, producing the protein MTRSLKKGPFVDAHLLAKVDKAVANKDKKPIKTWSRRSTILPEFIGLTIAVHNGKQHVPVYVSDQMVGHKLGEFALTRTFKGHPADKKAGKK; encoded by the coding sequence ATGACTCGTTCGCTGAAGAAGGGCCCGTTCGTTGACGCTCACCTGTTGGCCAAGGTCGACAAGGCCGTCGCCAACAAGGACAAGAAGCCCATCAAGACCTGGTCGCGCCGCTCGACGATCCTGCCCGAGTTCATCGGTCTGACGATCGCCGTGCACAACGGCAAGCAGCACGTGCCGGTCTATGTGTCTGACCAGATGGTCGGCCACAAGCTGGGTGAATTCGCACTGACCCGCACCTTCAAGGGCCACCCGGCCGACAAGAAGGCCGGGAAGAAGTAA
- the rplB gene encoding 50S ribosomal protein L2 codes for MAIVKVKPTSPGRRAVVKVVHKHLHKGAPEASLLEPQKQKSGRNNNGHITMRHKGGGHKHHYRVVDFKRNKDAIPAKVERIEYDPNRTAHIALVCYADGERRYIIAPRGLEVGATILSGSEAPIKAGNTLPIRNIPVGSTIHCIELLPGKGAQMIRSAGASAVLMAREGTYAQIRLRSGEVRRVHIDCRATIGEVSNEEHSLRQYGKAGAIRWKGIRPTVRGTAMNPVDHPHGGGEGRTGEGQAPVSPWNTLTKGYRTRNNKRTQTFIVSRRKK; via the coding sequence ATGGCCATCGTTAAAGTCAAGCCGACCTCGCCTGGCCGCCGTGCCGTGGTGAAGGTGGTGCACAAGCACCTGCACAAGGGCGCTCCGGAAGCCTCGCTGCTGGAACCCCAGAAGCAGAAGTCGGGCCGTAACAACAACGGTCACATCACGATGCGCCACAAGGGCGGTGGTCACAAGCACCACTACCGCGTCGTCGACTTCAAGCGCAACAAGGATGCGATCCCGGCCAAGGTCGAGCGCATCGAGTACGACCCCAACCGTACGGCCCACATCGCTCTGGTGTGCTATGCCGACGGCGAGCGTCGCTACATCATCGCTCCGCGCGGCCTGGAAGTTGGTGCCACCATCCTGAGCGGCTCGGAAGCGCCGATCAAGGCTGGCAACACCCTGCCGATCCGCAACATCCCCGTGGGTTCGACCATCCACTGCATCGAGCTGCTGCCTGGCAAGGGCGCCCAGATGATCCGTTCGGCCGGCGCCTCCGCTGTCCTGATGGCTCGTGAAGGCACCTACGCCCAGATCCGTCTGCGCTCGGGTGAAGTGCGTCGCGTGCACATCGACTGCCGCGCCACGATCGGCGAGGTGTCCAACGAAGAGCACAGCCTGCGCCAGTACGGCAAGGCCGGCGCGATCCGTTGGAAGGGTATCCGCCCGACCGTCCGCGGTACGGCGATGAACCCGGTGGATCACCCGCACGGTGGTGGCGAAGGTCGCACCGGCGAGGGCCAGGCCCCCGTCTCCCCGTGGAACACCCTGACGAAGGGCTACCGCACTCGTAACAACAAGCGCACGCAGACCTTCATCGTCTCGCGTCGCAAGAAGTAA
- the rpsN gene encoding 30S ribosomal protein S14, giving the protein MAKLSIKQRELKREQLVAKFAKKYADLKAIINDAKKSEDERYAARLELQKLPRNANPTRLRNRCELTGRPRGTFRKFGLARNKIRELAFKGDIPGVVKASW; this is encoded by the coding sequence GTGGCAAAACTCTCGATCAAACAACGTGAGCTGAAGCGCGAACAACTGGTTGCCAAGTTCGCGAAGAAGTACGCCGATCTGAAGGCCATCATCAACGATGCCAAGAAGTCGGAAGATGAGCGCTACGCCGCTCGCCTGGAGCTGCAAAAGCTGCCCCGCAATGCCAACCCGACTCGCCTGCGCAACCGCTGCGAGTTGACCGGCCGTCCCCGCGGTACCTTCCGCAAGTTCGGTCTGGCCCGTAACAAGATTCGTGAGCTGGCCTTCAAGGGCGACATCCCCGGTGTCGTCAAGGCCAGCTGGTAA
- the rpsE gene encoding 30S ribosomal protein S5, with protein MAKFQPRAQTEGNDDGLKEKMIAVNRVTKVVKGGRTLSFAALTVVGDGDGRIGMGKGKAKEVPVAVQKAMESARRNMIKVNLKNGTIHHNVVGEHGAAHVIMAPAPAGTGVIAGGPMRAVFEVMGVTDIVTKSHGSTNPYNMVRATLDALKRSTNAAEVAAKRGKSVEEILG; from the coding sequence ATGGCAAAGTTTCAACCCCGCGCGCAGACCGAAGGCAATGACGACGGCCTGAAGGAAAAGATGATCGCGGTCAACCGCGTCACGAAGGTGGTGAAGGGCGGCCGTACGCTGTCCTTCGCGGCCCTGACGGTGGTGGGCGACGGCGACGGCCGTATCGGCATGGGCAAGGGCAAGGCGAAGGAAGTTCCGGTCGCCGTGCAGAAGGCCATGGAATCGGCTCGCCGCAACATGATCAAGGTCAACCTCAAGAACGGCACGATCCACCACAACGTGGTGGGCGAGCACGGCGCAGCGCACGTGATCATGGCTCCGGCTCCCGCCGGTACCGGCGTGATCGCCGGCGGCCCGATGCGTGCCGTCTTCGAAGTGATGGGCGTGACCGACATCGTGACCAAGAGCCACGGTTCGACCAACCCGTACAACATGGTCCGCGCCACGCTGGACGCGCTCAAGCGCTCCACCAACGCCGCGGAAGTCGCTGCCAAGCGCGGCAAGTCGGTCGAAGAAATTCTCGGCTGA
- the rpmD gene encoding 50S ribosomal protein L30, which yields MSDKKTLTVKLVRSPIGTRASHRATVVGLGLRKLNSTSTLEDTPAVRGMINKIAYLVQVL from the coding sequence ATGTCTGACAAGAAAACCCTGACGGTCAAGCTGGTCCGCAGCCCGATCGGCACCCGTGCCTCGCACCGTGCCACCGTGGTTGGTCTGGGTCTGCGCAAGCTGAACAGCACCAGCACGCTGGAAGACACGCCTGCTGTGCGCGGCATGATCAACAAGATCGCCTACCTCGTCCAGGTGCTGTAA
- the rplX gene encoding 50S ribosomal protein L24 codes for MNKIRKGDEVIVLTGRDKGKRGVVSQRVDDSHLVVEGVNVVKKHAKPNPMKGTTGGVIDKTMPIHQSNVAIFNAAAGKADRVGIKLLADGKKVRVYKSTGEEIKA; via the coding sequence ATGAACAAGATTCGTAAGGGCGACGAGGTCATCGTGTTGACCGGCCGCGACAAGGGCAAGCGCGGCGTCGTGTCGCAGCGTGTCGATGACTCCCACCTCGTGGTGGAAGGCGTCAATGTCGTGAAGAAGCACGCCAAGCCCAACCCCATGAAGGGCACCACCGGTGGTGTGATCGACAAGACCATGCCCATCCATCAATCCAACGTGGCGATTTTCAACGCCGCTGCCGGCAAGGCCGATCGCGTGGGCATCAAGCTGCTCGCCGATGGCAAGAAGGTGCGCGTCTACAAGTCGACCGGCGAAGAGATCAAGGCTTAA
- the rpsH gene encoding 30S ribosomal protein S8: protein MSMSDPIADMLTRIRNAQSVEKASVVMPSSKLKIAIAKVLKDEGYIDGFALRGDAARPELEIALKYYAGRPVIERIERVSRPGLRIYKGRHDIPQVMNGLGVAIVTTPKGVMTDRKARQAGIGGEVLCYVA from the coding sequence ATGAGCATGAGTGATCCTATCGCCGATATGCTGACTCGCATTCGCAACGCGCAGAGCGTTGAGAAGGCCAGCGTCGTGATGCCTTCCAGCAAGCTGAAGATCGCGATCGCCAAGGTCCTCAAGGACGAGGGCTATATCGACGGTTTCGCGCTGCGCGGTGACGCCGCCCGCCCCGAGCTGGAGATCGCGCTGAAGTATTACGCCGGTCGTCCGGTGATCGAGCGCATCGAGCGCGTGAGCCGTCCCGGCCTGCGCATCTACAAGGGCCGCCACGACATCCCTCAGGTCATGAATGGCCTGGGTGTGGCGATCGTCACCACGCCCAAGGGTGTGATGACTGACCGCAAGGCACGTCAAGCCGGTATCGGCGGCGAAGTGCTCTGCTACGTCGCCTAA
- the rplF gene encoding 50S ribosomal protein L6 produces the protein MSRVGKMPVIVPQGVDVTISAEQISVKGGLGTLVRPTNALVTVKNEGGKLSFVPVNESADADAMSGTLRALVANMVNGVSKGFEKKLNLVGVGFRAQAQGQKLNLQIGFSHPVVKDMPAGIKVECPTQTEILIKGADRQVVGQIAAEVRAFRPPEPYKGKGIRYSDEKVSLKETKKK, from the coding sequence ATGTCCCGCGTTGGAAAAATGCCGGTCATCGTCCCGCAAGGCGTGGACGTGACCATCAGCGCTGAGCAGATCAGCGTCAAGGGCGGTCTGGGCACCCTGGTGCGCCCGACGAATGCCCTGGTGACCGTGAAGAACGAAGGCGGCAAGCTGTCCTTCGTGCCGGTCAACGAGTCGGCCGATGCCGATGCCATGAGCGGCACCCTGCGCGCTCTGGTGGCCAATATGGTCAATGGCGTCAGCAAGGGCTTCGAAAAGAAGCTGAACCTGGTCGGCGTGGGCTTCCGTGCCCAGGCCCAAGGTCAGAAGCTGAACCTGCAGATCGGTTTCTCTCACCCCGTGGTGAAGGACATGCCGGCTGGTATCAAGGTTGAGTGCCCGACCCAGACCGAAATCCTGATCAAGGGTGCGGACCGCCAAGTGGTGGGCCAGATCGCCGCCGAAGTGCGTGCCTTCCGTCCGCCGGAGCCCTACAAGGGCAAGGGCATCCGCTATTCCGACGAGAAGGTCTCCCTCAAAGAGACCAAGAAGAAGTAA
- the rpmC gene encoding 50S ribosomal protein L29 encodes MKASELRSKDVAALEKEVTDLLKAHFGLRMQKATQQLSNHTVLGNTRRDIARVKTILAEKKKEAAK; translated from the coding sequence ATGAAAGCATCTGAACTGCGTAGCAAGGATGTCGCTGCCCTGGAAAAGGAAGTGACCGATCTGCTCAAGGCCCATTTCGGCCTGCGCATGCAAAAGGCCACCCAGCAGCTGAGCAATCACACCGTGCTGGGCAACACCCGCCGCGACATCGCTCGCGTCAAGACCATCTTGGCCGAGAAGAAGAAGGAGGCCGCGAAATGA
- the rplE gene encoding 50S ribosomal protein L5: MARLQAFYREKVVPGLTEKFGYKSVMEVPRITKITLNMGVSEAVADKKVMDHAVGDLTKIAGQKPVVTKSKKAIAGFKIREQVPIGCMVTLRGVQMYEFLDRFVTVALPRVRDFRGISGRSFDGRGNYNIGVKEQIIFPEIDYDKVDALRGLNISITTTAKTDDEAKALLAAFKFPFKN; this comes from the coding sequence ATGGCTCGTTTGCAAGCGTTTTATCGCGAAAAAGTCGTCCCCGGCCTGACCGAGAAGTTCGGCTACAAGTCCGTGATGGAAGTGCCGCGCATCACCAAGATCACCCTGAACATGGGTGTCAGTGAAGCCGTCGCCGACAAGAAGGTCATGGACCACGCCGTGGGCGACCTGACCAAGATCGCCGGCCAGAAGCCCGTGGTCACGAAGTCGAAGAAGGCAATCGCCGGCTTCAAGATTCGTGAGCAGGTGCCTATCGGCTGCATGGTCACCCTGCGTGGCGTCCAGATGTATGAATTCCTGGACCGCTTCGTGACCGTCGCGCTGCCGCGCGTTCGCGACTTCCGTGGTATCTCCGGTCGCTCGTTCGACGGCCGTGGCAACTACAACATCGGCGTCAAAGAACAGATCATCTTCCCCGAAATCGATTACGACAAGGTGGATGCTCTGCGTGGTCTGAACATCAGCATCACGACGACTGCGAAGACGGACGACGAAGCCAAGGCTCTGCTGGCTGCGTTCAAGTTCCCGTTCAAGAACTGA
- the rpsQ gene encoding 30S ribosomal protein S17 produces MTEAQTKNTRTLIGRVVSDKRAKTVTVLIERRAKHELYGKIVAHSRKYHAHDEKGEYKLGDVVEIAEGRPISKTKSWVVTRLVEKAQEV; encoded by the coding sequence ATGACGGAAGCTCAAACCAAGAACACGCGCACCCTGATCGGTCGCGTGGTCAGCGACAAGCGCGCCAAGACCGTCACGGTCCTGATCGAGCGTCGCGCCAAGCATGAGCTGTACGGCAAGATCGTCGCTCACTCGCGCAAGTACCACGCCCATGACGAAAAGGGCGAGTACAAGCTGGGTGATGTGGTCGAGATCGCCGAAGGCCGTCCCATCTCGAAGACCAAGAGCTGGGTCGTGACCCGCCTGGTCGAGAAGGCGCAAGAGGTCTGA
- the rpsM gene encoding 30S ribosomal protein S13, whose protein sequence is MARIAGINIPPQKHTEIGLTSIYGIGRTTAQKICTDCGIPFDKKVKDLTDADLEKIRDAVGKMTIEGDLRREMSINIKRLMDLGCYRGFRHRRGLPMRGQRTRTNARTRKGPRKSAATGKK, encoded by the coding sequence ATGGCACGTATTGCTGGTATCAACATTCCGCCGCAAAAGCACACCGAGATCGGTCTGACTTCGATCTACGGCATTGGCCGTACGACCGCGCAGAAGATCTGCACTGATTGCGGTATCCCGTTCGACAAGAAGGTCAAGGACCTCACCGACGCTGATCTGGAAAAGATCCGTGACGCCGTGGGCAAGATGACCATCGAAGGCGACCTGCGTCGCGAAATGTCGATCAACATCAAGCGCCTGATGGACCTGGGTTGCTACCGCGGCTTCCGTCATCGTCGTGGTCTGCCCATGCGCGGCCAGCGTACCCGCACGAATGCCCGTACCCGCAAGGGTCCGCGCAAGTCGGCGGCTACCGGCAAGAAGTGA
- the infA gene encoding translation initiation factor IF-1, whose translation MAKDDVIQMQGEILENLPNATFRVKLENGHVVLGHISGKMRMHYIRILPGDKVTVELTPYDLSRARIVFRAK comes from the coding sequence ATGGCGAAAGACGACGTCATTCAGATGCAGGGCGAGATCCTTGAGAACCTCCCCAATGCCACGTTTCGCGTGAAGCTGGAGAACGGGCATGTGGTCCTCGGGCACATCTCCGGCAAGATGCGGATGCACTACATCCGTATCCTGCCGGGCGACAAGGTGACCGTCGAACTCACGCCCTACGATTTGAGTCGTGCTCGCATCGTATTCCGGGCGAAGTGA
- the rpmJ gene encoding 50S ribosomal protein L36, producing MKVSASVKAMCRNCKVIRRKGVVRVICTDPRHKQRQG from the coding sequence ATGAAAGTTTCGGCATCCGTCAAGGCAATGTGCCGTAATTGCAAGGTCATCCGTCGCAAGGGCGTGGTGCGTGTGATCTGTACCGATCCGCGCCACAAGCAGCGCCAAGGCTGA
- the rpsC gene encoding 30S ribosomal protein S3: MGQKIHPVGFRLPVTRNWASRWYANNQNFASMLAEDLQVRDYLKAKLKNAAVSRILIERPAKNARITIYSARPGVVIGKKGEDIENLKAELTKRLGVPVAVNIEEVRKPEIDAQLIADSITQQLEKRIMFRRAMKRAMQNAMRLGAQGIKIMSAGRLNGIEIARTEWYREGRVPLHTLKADIDYGFSEAKTTYGVIGVKVWVYRGDRLANGEAPVINTPAGAEDDRRPRRNARPGAPGSRDGKPGARPAGGRVVRKAPGAAAAPAAGEAKGE; encoded by the coding sequence ATGGGACAGAAAATCCATCCGGTCGGCTTCCGCCTGCCCGTCACCCGTAACTGGGCTTCGCGCTGGTACGCGAACAACCAGAACTTCGCCAGCATGCTGGCCGAGGATCTGCAGGTTCGCGACTACCTGAAGGCGAAGCTGAAGAATGCAGCCGTCTCGCGCATCCTGATCGAGCGCCCCGCCAAGAACGCTCGCATCACCATCTACTCGGCACGTCCGGGCGTGGTGATCGGCAAGAAGGGCGAGGACATCGAAAACCTGAAGGCCGAACTGACCAAGCGTCTGGGCGTGCCGGTGGCCGTGAACATCGAGGAAGTGCGCAAGCCCGAAATCGATGCTCAGCTGATCGCCGACTCGATCACCCAGCAGCTGGAAAAGCGCATCATGTTCCGTCGCGCCATGAAGCGCGCGATGCAGAACGCGATGCGTCTGGGCGCCCAGGGCATCAAGATCATGTCCGCCGGCCGTCTGAACGGCATCGAAATCGCTCGTACCGAGTGGTATCGCGAAGGTCGTGTGCCCCTGCACACCCTGAAGGCCGACATCGACTACGGTTTCTCGGAAGCCAAGACCACCTACGGCGTCATCGGCGTCAAGGTCTGGGTGTACCGCGGTGACCGCCTGGCCAATGGCGAGGCTCCGGTGATCAACACGCCGGCTGGTGCCGAAGACGACCGCCGTCCGCGTCGCAACGCCCGTCCGGGCGCTCCGGGTAGCCGTGATGGCAAGCCGGGTGCGCGCCCTGCCGGTGGTCGCGTGGTCCGCAAGGCCCCCGGCGCTGCCGCAGCTCCGGCTGCCGGCGAGGCCAAAGGAGAATAA
- the rplO gene encoding 50S ribosomal protein L15: MELNTIKPAAGAKHAKRRVGRGIGSGLGKTAGRGHKGQKSRAGGFHKVGFEGGQMPLQRRLPKRGFKSQNKPFVAEINLSDLQKLAGEEIDLLTLKAVGLVSDLVKTVKVIKSGEISRKITLKGVGATAGAKAAIEAAGGSVA; encoded by the coding sequence ATGGAACTCAATACGATCAAGCCTGCGGCTGGCGCTAAGCACGCCAAGCGTCGCGTCGGTCGTGGCATCGGCTCCGGTCTGGGCAAGACCGCCGGCCGTGGTCACAAGGGCCAGAAGTCGCGCGCCGGTGGTTTCCACAAGGTGGGCTTCGAAGGCGGCCAGATGCCGCTGCAGCGTCGCCTGCCCAAGCGCGGTTTCAAGTCGCAGAACAAGCCCTTCGTGGCCGAGATCAACCTGTCGGACCTGCAGAAGCTGGCCGGCGAAGAGATCGACCTGCTGACCCTGAAGGCCGTCGGCCTGGTGTCCGATCTGGTCAAGACAGTGAAGGTCATCAAGTCGGGCGAAATCAGCCGCAAGATCACGCTGAAGGGCGTGGGCGCGACGGCTGGTGCCAAGGCCGCGATCGAAGCCGCTGGCGGCTCCGTCGCTTAA